A region of the Leucobacter komagatae genome:
TCGCGTTCGAGCGCCGCGAGCGCGTCAGCGTCCATGGTGCGGGCCGCCTGCGCAGCGGCCTGCGGTTCGAGCATCCGCCGCACGGCGAACATCTCCAGCACGGAATCATCGCTGTGAAGGTCTGCCGCGAAGTTCATCACCTCGAGCAGCATGCTCGGCTCGAGGCTCGTCACGTAGGTCCCGTCGCCCCGGCGCACGTCGAGCACCCTGATCACCTCGAGGGCTTTCACAGCCTCGCGGAGCGAGTTCCGGGAGGCCCCAAGCAGCTCGCCGAGTTCCTTCTCCGGGGGCAACCGGTCGCCGGGCGCGAGATCTCCGGTCCGGATCATTTCCTTGATGCGAAAAATCACATCATCAGTGACTGCCATGCTCTGATCCTAGAGGAGGCCGCACACCGCGAAACCCCGTTACGCTTGAGTGCACGGGCACCAGCACGAGAGGCCCGCCGACTCCCGAGGGGATCATCCATGGCTTCGAACCCGGATCACTCACAGGCCGACCCGCACGCGTCCGCGTCGGTGTACGAGCTGATCCGGTCGCGCGTGCTGCGGGAGGAGATCCCGCCCAACGCGCGGATCAACATCGATGCGCTCGCCCGCGAGCTCGAGGTTTCATCGACCCCGGTGCGCGAGGCACTCCGGCAGCTGCAGGGCGACAACCTCGTCGTGCAGGAGCCGGGCCGCGGCTACCGGACGACGCCGATCCTTAACGCGGCGGAGCTGCGCGAGCTGTTCGAGTTCCGGCTACTCGTCGAGCCGTGGGCCGCAAAGATCGCGGCGATGGATCGGCTGCAAAACCCGGGCTACGTTCTCGAGCGGGAGATCGCGGACATCACCGACCTCATCGGCCGCCAGTCCGACATTCGCTACGAACTCATGGACCACGACATCCGCTTCCACGACGCGATCCTGCGCAGCACGTCAAACGAGGTCGTGCGCACCGCGTACGCGCAGACCCACTGCCATCTCCACGCGTTCCGGCTGCACCCGGGCGAGCGCACCGGCGAGTTCACCGTCGCGGAGCACCGCGTCATCCATGCGGCCATCCGCGGTCACGAGCCGGAGGCCGCGGAGCAGGCGATGCGCGACCACCTCACCGCCGCCTACCTGAGGTTCGAGGTCGCCCACGGGGTGAACTCAGGGGCACCGTACCTTCCCGGCACCCACGAGGATCGGCCTGCGGCGACAACCTCGCTCTCCCTTTGACGGGGCGAACTCGCTATTCGTGGTGGAAGACCTCGGGCAGGTCGGCCCACCAGTCGCCCTCGGCGCGCTCGGGCAGGGGCCGCTGCAACGGCTGTTGGACGGCCCACCACCGCTGCG
Encoded here:
- a CDS encoding GntR family transcriptional regulator — encoded protein: MASNPDHSQADPHASASVYELIRSRVLREEIPPNARINIDALARELEVSSTPVREALRQLQGDNLVVQEPGRGYRTTPILNAAELRELFEFRLLVEPWAAKIAAMDRLQNPGYVLEREIADITDLIGRQSDIRYELMDHDIRFHDAILRSTSNEVVRTAYAQTHCHLHAFRLHPGERTGEFTVAEHRVIHAAIRGHEPEAAEQAMRDHLTAAYLRFEVAHGVNSGAPYLPGTHEDRPAATTSLSL
- a CDS encoding FadR/GntR family transcriptional regulator; this encodes MAVTDDVIFRIKEMIRTGDLAPGDRLPPEKELGELLGASRNSLREAVKALEVIRVLDVRRGDGTYVTSLEPSMLLEVMNFAADLHSDDSVLEMFAVRRMLEPQAAAQAARTMDADALAALEREVAGVSEETDTDALVQHDSDFHRAIVAAAGNGYLSSLVESLAAHTVRARVWRALTQDGATGRTISEHREIARAIASGDSELAAALMTAHIAGIESWLREATAPPAAPTDAA